A region from the Streptomyces lydicus genome encodes:
- a CDS encoding aspartate aminotransferase family protein, giving the protein MTTTPSASADPSTGAAVKAADRAHVFHSWSAQGLIDPLPIAGAEGAYFWDYDGNRYLDFSSQLVNTNIGHQHPKVVAAIQEQAAKLCTIAPGFAVDVRSEAARLVAERTPGDLDKIFFTNGGAEAVENAVRMARLHTGRAKVLSAYRSYHGATATAINLTGDPRRWPSDTASAGVVHFWGPFLYRSAFHAETEEQECERALAHLEQTIAFEGPQSIAAIILETVPGTAGIMVPPAGYLAGVREICDRFGIVFILDEVMAGFGRTGHWFAADHFGVTPDLLTFAKGVNSGYVPLGGVAISAEIAATFDQRPYPGGLTYSGHPLACASAVATMNAMAEERIVENAAEIGERVIGPALREIAERHPSVGEVRGMGVFWALDLVKNKETREPLVPYNAAGAANAPMAEFAAACKRGGLWPFVNMNRTHVVPACTITEAEAKEGLAALDEALTAADAHTV; this is encoded by the coding sequence CAGGGCCTGATCGACCCGCTGCCGATCGCCGGCGCCGAGGGCGCGTACTTCTGGGACTACGACGGCAACCGCTACCTCGACTTCTCCTCGCAGCTGGTCAACACCAACATCGGCCACCAGCACCCCAAGGTCGTTGCGGCGATCCAGGAGCAGGCCGCCAAGCTGTGCACCATCGCGCCGGGATTCGCCGTGGACGTACGGTCCGAGGCCGCCCGGCTGGTCGCCGAGCGCACCCCCGGCGACCTCGACAAGATCTTCTTCACCAACGGCGGTGCGGAGGCCGTGGAGAACGCGGTCCGGATGGCCCGGTTGCACACCGGCCGCGCCAAGGTGCTCTCCGCCTACCGCTCGTACCACGGCGCCACCGCCACCGCGATCAACCTGACCGGTGACCCCCGCCGCTGGCCCTCCGACACCGCCTCGGCCGGTGTCGTGCACTTCTGGGGACCGTTCCTCTACCGCTCGGCCTTCCACGCCGAGACGGAGGAGCAGGAGTGCGAGCGCGCCCTCGCGCACCTGGAGCAGACCATCGCCTTCGAGGGCCCGCAGTCGATCGCGGCGATCATCCTGGAGACCGTCCCCGGCACCGCCGGGATCATGGTCCCGCCGGCCGGCTACCTCGCCGGGGTCCGGGAGATCTGCGACCGCTTCGGCATCGTCTTCATCCTCGACGAGGTCATGGCGGGCTTCGGCCGCACCGGCCACTGGTTCGCCGCCGACCACTTCGGTGTCACCCCCGACCTGCTGACCTTCGCCAAGGGCGTCAACTCCGGCTACGTCCCGCTGGGCGGCGTCGCGATCAGCGCCGAGATCGCCGCGACCTTCGACCAGCGCCCCTACCCGGGCGGTCTGACCTACTCGGGACACCCGCTGGCCTGCGCCTCCGCCGTCGCCACCATGAACGCGATGGCCGAGGAGCGGATCGTGGAGAACGCCGCCGAGATCGGCGAGCGGGTCATCGGCCCCGCGCTGCGCGAGATCGCCGAGCGCCACCCGTCCGTCGGCGAGGTCCGCGGCATGGGCGTCTTCTGGGCCCTGGACCTGGTGAAGAACAAGGAGACCCGCGAGCCGCTGGTCCCCTACAACGCCGCCGGCGCGGCCAACGCCCCGATGGCCGAATTCGCCGCGGCCTGCAAGCGCGGCGGCCTGTGGCCCTTCGTGAACATGAACCGGACGCATGTCGTCCCGGCCTGCACCATCACCGAGGCCGAGGCCAAGGAGGGCCTGGCCGCCCTCGACGAGGCCCTGACGGCGGCCGACGCCCACACCGTCTGA
- a CDS encoding GntR family transcriptional regulator, translating into MAAVGDSSVIRRSTLRQQIADALRDEVLAARLPSGHPFTVKEIAEQYGVSATPVREALLDLCAQGLLDVEQHRGFKVHAFTADDFRAMVEARTLIIEGIFRSGADRALRETPAEVLISIRRRADEAERAARGGDLDVLIGYDLRFWRELSSIVNNAYISDFLDRIRVQTWMFAVPLLRREGDLRGHLWQGHSALADALLQHDLPAAQRLIADYNEHSLALVGTRG; encoded by the coding sequence ATGGCCGCCGTCGGAGACAGCTCAGTCATACGACGCAGCACCCTGCGCCAGCAGATCGCCGACGCGCTGCGCGACGAGGTCCTGGCCGCCCGGCTGCCGTCCGGCCACCCCTTCACCGTCAAGGAGATCGCCGAGCAGTACGGCGTCTCCGCCACCCCCGTGCGCGAGGCACTGCTCGACCTCTGCGCCCAGGGCCTGCTCGACGTCGAACAGCACCGCGGCTTCAAGGTGCACGCCTTCACCGCCGACGACTTCCGCGCCATGGTCGAGGCCCGCACCCTGATCATCGAGGGCATCTTCCGCAGCGGCGCCGACCGCGCCCTGCGCGAAACCCCCGCCGAGGTGCTGATCTCCATCCGGCGCCGCGCCGACGAGGCCGAACGGGCCGCGCGGGGCGGCGACCTGGACGTCCTGATCGGCTACGACCTGCGGTTCTGGCGCGAGCTCAGCAGCATCGTGAACAACGCCTACATCAGCGACTTCCTGGACCGGATCCGCGTCCAGACCTGGATGTTCGCGGTGCCGCTGCTGCGCCGCGAGGGCGACCTCAGGGGGCATCTGTGGCAGGGCCACAGCGCGCTGGCCGACGCCCTGCTCCAGCACGACCTGCCCGCGGCCCAGCGGCTGATCGCCGACTACAACGAGCACTCCCTCGCTCTCGTCGGAACGCGCGGGTAG
- a CDS encoding SLATT domain-containing protein — protein MSHPEMQPEGPPREGSPTRESGSRGRGRRDLAGRVFPLGDWGEPTDRLDALYLWSEEGALRSADWYLRGRRAKRRGARMLRAGAAAGMTAGGVLPLLDLAGIRQGGAPWGALSLLLAAVCVGCDRYFGVTAGWMRDLATAQAIHRRLEALQFDWAVESVREVLGPAEGTAGEAAERCLGLLRRFNEDLGELVRAETADWMADFRADSLRFAAARGGGFAAVEARREESGAPGRFAVPERVRPNMPRQRPPDATR, from the coding sequence GTGAGTCATCCGGAGATGCAGCCCGAGGGGCCCCCTCGGGAGGGCAGCCCCACCCGGGAGAGCGGCAGCCGGGGCCGCGGCCGGAGGGATCTCGCGGGGCGGGTCTTCCCGCTCGGCGACTGGGGGGAGCCGACCGACCGCCTGGACGCGCTCTATCTCTGGAGCGAGGAGGGCGCGCTGCGCAGCGCCGACTGGTATCTGCGCGGCCGGCGGGCCAAGCGCCGCGGTGCGCGGATGCTGCGGGCGGGGGCCGCGGCCGGGATGACGGCGGGCGGGGTGCTCCCGCTGCTGGATCTGGCCGGGATCCGGCAGGGCGGGGCGCCCTGGGGCGCGCTGTCGCTGCTGCTGGCGGCGGTGTGTGTGGGCTGCGACCGGTATTTCGGGGTGACCGCCGGCTGGATGCGGGACCTGGCGACCGCCCAGGCGATTCACCGGCGGCTGGAGGCGCTGCAGTTCGACTGGGCGGTGGAGAGTGTGCGCGAGGTGCTCGGGCCGGCCGAGGGCACGGCGGGTGAGGCGGCCGAGCGCTGTCTGGGCCTGCTGCGGCGGTTCAACGAAGACCTCGGGGAGCTGGTACGGGCCGAGACCGCCGACTGGATGGCGGATTTCCGGGCCGATTCGCTGCGGTTCGCCGCGGCCCGCGGGGGCGGCTTCGCCGCCGTGGAAGCGCGTCGGGAGGAGTCGGGGGCGCCGGGGCGGTTCGCGGTGCCGGAGCGGGTGCGGCCGAATATGCCGCGGCAGCGGCCGCCCGACGCGACGCGCTGA
- the purD gene encoding phosphoribosylamine--glycine ligase, with product MKVLVIGGGAREHALCRSLSLDPDVTALHCAPGNAGIAEVAELHGVNALDGAAVAELAAGLQADLVIVGPEAPLVAGVADAVRDRGIPVFGPSAQAAELEGSKAFAKDVMAAAAVPTARSYVCTTREEIDEALDAFGAPYVVKDDGLAAGKGVVVTDDVEAARAHALACDRVVIEEFLDGPEVSLFAVTDGVTVVPLQPAQDFKRAHDGDQGPNTGGMGAYSPLPWADPKLVDEVMATVLQPTVDELRRRGTPFSGLLYAGLAITSRGVRVIEFNARFGDPETQVVLARLKTPLAGLLHAAATGTLAGLPPLRWSDGAAVTVVIASHNYPDTPRTGDPIDGLDDVAEQDGPKAYVLHAGTKRDESGAVLSAGGRVLSVTATGSDLTTARQRAYRAVGRISLDGSQHRTDIAAKVADADAGAQGA from the coding sequence GTGAAGGTCCTCGTCATCGGCGGCGGCGCCCGCGAACACGCCCTGTGCCGCTCTCTGTCCCTCGACCCCGACGTCACCGCGCTGCACTGCGCTCCCGGCAACGCCGGTATCGCCGAGGTGGCCGAATTGCACGGGGTCAACGCCCTCGACGGCGCGGCCGTCGCCGAACTCGCCGCCGGTCTGCAGGCCGACCTGGTCATCGTCGGTCCCGAGGCCCCCTTGGTGGCGGGCGTCGCCGACGCCGTACGCGACCGCGGCATCCCGGTCTTCGGCCCCTCGGCCCAGGCCGCCGAGCTGGAGGGCTCCAAGGCCTTCGCCAAGGACGTGATGGCCGCCGCGGCCGTTCCCACCGCCCGCAGCTATGTGTGCACCACCCGGGAAGAGATCGACGAGGCCCTGGACGCCTTCGGTGCCCCGTACGTCGTCAAGGACGACGGCCTGGCCGCCGGCAAGGGCGTCGTGGTGACCGACGACGTCGAGGCGGCCCGTGCGCACGCCCTGGCCTGCGACCGCGTGGTCATCGAGGAATTCCTGGACGGCCCCGAGGTCTCGCTCTTCGCGGTCACCGACGGCGTCACCGTCGTCCCGCTGCAGCCCGCCCAGGACTTCAAGCGCGCCCACGACGGAGACCAGGGCCCCAACACCGGCGGCATGGGCGCGTACAGCCCGCTGCCCTGGGCCGACCCCAAGCTGGTCGACGAGGTCATGGCCACCGTCCTGCAGCCCACCGTCGACGAGCTGCGCCGCCGCGGCACCCCCTTCTCCGGGCTGCTCTACGCGGGCCTGGCGATCACCTCGCGCGGGGTGCGGGTGATCGAGTTCAACGCGCGCTTCGGCGACCCGGAGACCCAGGTCGTCCTCGCCCGCCTCAAGACCCCGCTCGCCGGTCTGCTGCACGCCGCGGCCACCGGCACCCTCGCCGGCCTCCCGCCGCTGCGCTGGAGCGACGGCGCGGCGGTCACCGTCGTCATCGCCTCCCACAACTACCCGGACACCCCGCGCACCGGCGACCCGATCGACGGCCTCGACGACGTCGCGGAGCAGGACGGCCCCAAGGCGTACGTCCTGCACGCCGGCACCAAGCGGGACGAGAGCGGCGCGGTGCTCAGCGCGGGCGGCCGGGTGCTGTCCGTCACCGCCACCGGCTCCGACCTCACCACCGCCCGGCAGCGCGCCTACCGCGCCGTCGGCCGGATCTCCCTGGACGGCTCGCAGCACCGCACGGACATCGCCGCCAAGGTCGCGGACGCGGACGCGGGGGCGCAGGGCGCCTAG
- a CDS encoding N,N-dimethylformamidase beta subunit family domain-containing protein — protein MATDQIRRWESGALAHAVTDPFGQGPLPWLRGSENYFDSGRIIPWYVDPAVAKGALPVPEPGKHNGPRTADDVHRQIKGFAGPGAVAPGEAIDFRVSVDPPQPFNIDIYRIGHYRGAGASKITTSPRLAGIVQPPPLTADRTASCHHWWLSWRLQVPTSWQLGAYVAVLTTADGRYRSHIPFTVRDHQPADLLLLLPDITWQAYNLYPEDGRTGASLYHAWDEEGALLGEADAATTVSFDRPYAGAGLPLHVGHAYDFIRWAERYGYDLAYADARDLHAGRVDPSRYRGLVFPGHDEYWSVPMRRTVEHARDNGTSLVFLSANTMYWQVDLSPSPSGPDALLHCRKRQGPGRPALWRELGNPEQRLMGIQYAGRVPEPAPMVVRNGGHWLWDATGAHEGDELPGLVAGEADRYFPRTNLPEHTERILLAHSPYRDSEGARRHQETSLYRAPSGAWVFASGTFAWSPALDRPGHVDERIQRATANLLDRICKRD, from the coding sequence GTGGCGACGGATCAGATCAGGCGCTGGGAATCGGGTGCGCTCGCCCACGCGGTCACGGACCCGTTCGGACAGGGCCCGCTGCCCTGGCTGCGCGGCAGCGAGAACTACTTCGACTCCGGCCGCATCATTCCCTGGTACGTCGACCCCGCCGTCGCCAAGGGGGCGCTGCCGGTGCCCGAACCCGGTAAGCACAACGGCCCGCGCACCGCCGATGACGTCCACCGCCAGATCAAGGGCTTCGCCGGCCCCGGCGCGGTGGCACCCGGCGAGGCCATCGACTTCCGCGTCTCGGTGGACCCGCCCCAGCCGTTCAACATCGACATCTACCGCATCGGCCATTACCGGGGCGCCGGCGCCTCCAAGATCACCACCAGCCCCCGCCTGGCCGGTATCGTCCAGCCGCCCCCGCTGACCGCCGACCGCACGGCCTCCTGCCACCACTGGTGGCTCTCCTGGCGCCTCCAGGTGCCCACGTCCTGGCAGCTCGGCGCCTATGTCGCCGTGCTCACCACCGCCGACGGCCGCTACCGCTCCCACATCCCCTTCACGGTCCGCGACCACCAGCCCGCCGATCTCCTCCTGCTGCTGCCCGACATCACCTGGCAGGCCTACAACCTCTATCCGGAGGACGGCCGGACCGGCGCCAGCCTCTACCACGCCTGGGACGAGGAGGGGGCGCTGCTCGGCGAAGCGGACGCCGCCACCACCGTCTCCTTCGACCGCCCCTACGCCGGTGCGGGACTGCCCCTCCACGTCGGCCATGCCTACGACTTCATCCGCTGGGCCGAGCGCTACGGCTACGACCTCGCCTACGCCGACGCCCGCGATCTGCACGCCGGCCGCGTCGACCCGTCCCGCTACCGGGGCCTGGTCTTCCCCGGCCATGACGAGTACTGGTCGGTGCCCATGCGCCGTACGGTCGAGCACGCCCGCGACAACGGCACCTCGCTCGTCTTCCTGTCCGCCAACACCATGTACTGGCAGGTCGATCTCTCCCCCTCGCCCTCGGGCCCGGACGCGCTGCTGCACTGCCGCAAGCGGCAGGGACCCGGACGCCCCGCGCTCTGGCGGGAGCTGGGGAACCCCGAACAGCGGCTGATGGGCATCCAGTACGCCGGCCGGGTCCCCGAGCCGGCCCCCATGGTCGTACGCAACGGCGGCCACTGGCTGTGGGATGCCACCGGCGCGCACGAAGGCGACGAGCTCCCCGGTCTGGTCGCCGGCGAGGCCGACCGCTACTTCCCGCGCACCAACCTCCCCGAGCACACCGAACGCATCCTGCTCGCCCATTCCCCCTACCGCGACAGCGAAGGCGCCCGCCGCCATCAGGAGACCTCCCTCTACCGCGCCCCCAGCGGCGCCTGGGTCTTCGCCTCCGGCACCTTCGCCTGGTCCCCCGCCCTCGACCGCCCCGGCCATGTCGACGAACGCATCCAACGCGCCACCGCCAACCTCCTCGACCGCATCTGCAAACGCGACTGA
- a CDS encoding LysR family transcriptional regulator translates to MDLRRLSSFLAVVEEGHFGRAAARLFLSPAAVTGHVQQLEREFGTVLLERSPVAPTAAGRRLVSHARTLLAAANAAMDDVADAAQRTAPARPLRVGVMGHGSAEVTPAAISAFRRARPDVPVSLVQLTFTEHCSALREDRVDVAFVRPLVRSAEIEADVLTTEQRIVAVPSASSLADAAHEGVRMADVIDLPYLRLPSHTPQPFADYLYFTEGRRRGLDYALTPQDVLTSVAAGRGAGSGLKSFARYYPWPGAVFVPVLDAPWAQSVLATRVGDPNPEVRIFRALTVALARELGPAAAR, encoded by the coding sequence ATGGATCTGCGGCGGCTCTCCTCCTTTCTTGCCGTGGTCGAGGAGGGGCACTTCGGGCGGGCGGCGGCCCGGCTGTTTCTGTCTCCCGCGGCGGTGACCGGCCATGTGCAGCAACTGGAGCGGGAGTTCGGCACCGTCCTGCTGGAGCGCAGCCCCGTGGCGCCGACCGCGGCAGGGCGGCGGCTGGTCTCCCACGCCCGTACGCTGCTCGCCGCCGCCAACGCCGCCATGGACGATGTGGCGGACGCGGCGCAGCGGACGGCACCGGCCCGGCCGCTGCGGGTCGGTGTCATGGGGCACGGATCGGCCGAGGTGACCCCGGCCGCGATCAGCGCCTTCCGCCGGGCGCGGCCCGACGTCCCCGTGTCGCTGGTGCAGCTGACCTTTACCGAGCACTGCAGTGCGCTGCGCGAGGACCGGGTGGACGTGGCGTTCGTGCGGCCGCTGGTCCGCAGTGCGGAGATCGAGGCCGATGTGCTGACGACCGAGCAGCGGATCGTGGCGGTGCCGTCGGCGTCCTCGCTCGCGGACGCCGCGCACGAAGGGGTGCGGATGGCGGACGTCATCGACCTGCCGTATCTGCGGCTGCCCTCGCACACACCGCAGCCCTTCGCCGACTACCTGTACTTCACCGAGGGCCGGCGGCGCGGCCTCGACTACGCGCTGACCCCGCAGGATGTGCTGACGAGCGTGGCGGCGGGGCGGGGAGCGGGGTCGGGGCTGAAGTCGTTCGCGCGCTACTACCCGTGGCCGGGAGCGGTGTTCGTGCCGGTACTGGATGCGCCGTGGGCGCAGAGTGTCCTCGCCACTCGTGTCGGGGACCCGAATCCGGAGGTGCGGATCTTCCGGGCGCTGACGGTCGCGCTGGCACGGGAGCTGGGGCCGGCGGCCGCGCGGTAG
- a CDS encoding MFS transporter: MTTTAPPAPSRATRRPIRHRHWLRTGWVMTASGWSANQFSALLGAYRADLGLTGATTTALFGVYVLGLIPGLFLGGPAADRRGRRPVVLAALALSALATVLLMAGSVATGLLWPGRFLTGIGAGALLSAGSAWIKELSSPPYDTHSTAGAAARRSGLFLSAGFATGGLVAALIAQWAPAPMTTAYLPHLALSATAALLASRTPETARTGHRETARTPDAPATTPATTRPGPAAGLSSAPHGPAVELSPARPEPAPASAPAFRRLVAPVAPWVFVAPSIALATLPGLVDAGLTGWQTVYAGIVTAVTPGTGLLIAPLARRLAARHRIATAVAGLAAVIAGLLLAAFAVARIRPDAALLAAAVLGAGYGLCVAYGLTEVAALAPPDGLARLTARFWALCYLGFCTPYAITLLTGLFAPATVLLAMVVPAAATLALIARRGTRRCARRGARPTA; this comes from the coding sequence ATGACGACCACGGCACCCCCTGCTCCCTCCCGGGCCACCCGCCGTCCGATCCGCCATCGCCACTGGCTGCGCACGGGCTGGGTGATGACCGCCTCGGGCTGGAGCGCCAACCAGTTCTCCGCCCTCCTCGGCGCCTACCGTGCGGACCTCGGTCTGACCGGGGCCACGACCACCGCCCTCTTCGGCGTTTACGTCCTGGGTCTGATCCCCGGTCTGTTCCTGGGCGGTCCGGCCGCCGACCGCCGCGGCCGCCGCCCCGTCGTCCTCGCCGCTCTCGCGCTCTCCGCGCTGGCGACCGTGCTGCTGATGGCGGGTTCGGTGGCCACCGGCCTGCTGTGGCCCGGGCGCTTCCTGACCGGTATCGGGGCCGGCGCCCTGCTCAGCGCGGGCAGCGCCTGGATCAAGGAACTGTCCTCGCCCCCGTACGACACCCACTCGACGGCCGGCGCCGCGGCCCGCCGTTCGGGACTCTTCCTCTCCGCGGGCTTCGCCACCGGCGGGCTGGTGGCGGCGCTGATAGCGCAGTGGGCCCCGGCTCCCATGACCACCGCCTACCTGCCCCACCTCGCCCTCTCCGCGACAGCCGCGCTCCTGGCGTCCCGCACCCCGGAAACGGCCCGCACCGGCCACCGGGAGACGGCCCGGACGCCCGACGCCCCCGCGACGACACCGGCGACCACGCGCCCCGGGCCTGCGGCAGGGCTGTCCTCCGCACCGCACGGACCTGCGGTGGAGCTGTCTCCCGCCCGGCCCGAGCCTGCCCCCGCCTCCGCCCCGGCCTTCCGTCGCCTGGTCGCCCCCGTCGCCCCCTGGGTGTTCGTCGCTCCCAGCATCGCCCTCGCCACCCTCCCCGGGCTCGTGGATGCGGGCCTCACCGGCTGGCAGACCGTGTACGCCGGGATCGTCACCGCCGTCACCCCCGGCACCGGCCTGCTCATCGCCCCCCTCGCCCGACGCCTCGCCGCCCGGCACCGCATCGCCACCGCCGTGGCCGGACTCGCCGCCGTCATCGCCGGCCTGCTCCTCGCCGCCTTCGCGGTCGCCCGCATCCGGCCGGACGCCGCACTGCTCGCCGCCGCCGTACTCGGCGCCGGGTACGGACTGTGCGTGGCATACGGCCTCACCGAGGTCGCCGCCCTGGCGCCTCCGGACGGGCTGGCCCGCCTGACCGCCCGCTTCTGGGCCCTGTGCTACCTGGGCTTCTGCACCCCGTACGCGATCACGCTGCTCACCGGCCTGTTCGCCCCGGCCACGGTGCTGCTCGCGATGGTCGTCCCGGCCGCGGCCACCCTCGCGCTGATCGCCCGCCGGGGTACCCGCCGGTGCGCCCGCCGGGGTGCCCGCCCCACCGCCTGA
- a CDS encoding phosphoribosylaminoimidazolesuccinocarboxamide synthase, giving the protein MPGFVEKPEPVEVPGLTHLHTGKVRDLYQNAAGDLIMVASDRTSVYDWVLPTEIPEKGRILTQLSLWWFEQLSDLAPHHVLSTDVPAGAPADWAGRTLVCKSLRMVPVECVARGYLTGSGLAEYRQTRTVCGLALPEGLVDGSELPAPIFTPATKAAVGDHDENVSYEEVVHQIGAEVAAQLRQTTLAVYGRARDIARERGVILADTKFEFGFDGEQLTLADEVLTPDSSRFWPADLWQPGRAQPSFDKQFVRDWLTSPAAAWDRTGTLPPPVLPHEIVESTRAKYVEAYERLTGLSWA; this is encoded by the coding sequence GTGCCCGGTTTTGTAGAAAAGCCTGAGCCGGTGGAGGTTCCCGGGCTCACCCACCTTCACACCGGCAAGGTGCGCGACCTCTACCAGAACGCCGCCGGCGACCTGATCATGGTCGCCAGCGACCGCACCTCCGTCTACGACTGGGTGCTGCCCACCGAGATCCCCGAAAAGGGCCGCATCCTCACCCAGCTGTCCCTGTGGTGGTTCGAGCAGCTCTCCGATCTGGCCCCCCACCACGTCCTCTCCACCGACGTCCCGGCCGGCGCCCCCGCCGACTGGGCGGGCCGCACCCTGGTCTGCAAGTCGCTGCGGATGGTCCCCGTCGAGTGTGTGGCCCGCGGCTACCTCACCGGCTCCGGCCTCGCCGAATACCGGCAGACCCGTACCGTCTGCGGGCTGGCCCTCCCCGAAGGCCTCGTCGACGGCTCCGAGCTCCCTGCGCCGATCTTCACCCCGGCCACCAAGGCCGCCGTCGGTGACCACGACGAGAACGTCTCCTATGAGGAGGTCGTCCACCAGATCGGCGCCGAGGTAGCCGCCCAGCTCCGGCAGACGACCCTCGCCGTCTACGGCCGGGCCCGCGACATCGCCCGCGAGCGCGGCGTCATCCTGGCCGACACCAAGTTCGAGTTCGGCTTCGACGGTGAGCAGCTGACCCTGGCCGACGAGGTCCTGACGCCCGACTCCTCGCGCTTCTGGCCGGCCGACCTGTGGCAGCCGGGCCGCGCCCAGCCGTCCTTCGACAAGCAGTTCGTCCGCGACTGGCTGACCTCTCCCGCCGCGGCCTGGGACCGCACGGGCACGCTGCCGCCGCCCGTCCTCCCGCACGAGATCGTCGAGAGCACCCGCGCCAAGTACGTCGAGGCCTACGAACGCCTTACGGGTCTCAGCTGGGCATGA
- a CDS encoding response regulator transcription factor, which yields MSDEVRGEVRGEVIRVLLADDEHLIRGALAALLSLEDDLLVVAQAASGPEARAMARAHEPDVAVLDLQMPGADGVAVATSLRGEVPGCRSMIVTSHGRPGHLKRALEAGVRGFVPKTVSAQRLAEIIRAVHAGNRYVDPELAADAISAGESPLSAREAEVLECAEDGAPVAEIAERASLSPGTVRNYLSSATAKLGAENRHAAARLARERGWL from the coding sequence GTGAGTGACGAGGTGCGGGGCGAGGTGCGGGGCGAGGTGATCCGGGTGTTGCTCGCGGATGACGAGCATCTGATCCGGGGAGCGCTGGCGGCGTTGCTGTCGCTGGAGGACGACCTGCTGGTGGTGGCCCAGGCGGCGTCGGGACCGGAGGCACGGGCGATGGCCCGGGCCCACGAGCCGGATGTGGCGGTGCTGGATCTGCAGATGCCGGGGGCGGACGGTGTGGCAGTGGCCACATCTCTGCGGGGCGAGGTGCCGGGGTGCCGGTCCATGATCGTGACGAGTCACGGCCGGCCGGGGCATCTGAAGCGGGCGCTGGAAGCCGGGGTGCGGGGGTTCGTGCCGAAGACGGTGTCGGCGCAGCGGCTGGCGGAGATCATACGCGCGGTCCATGCCGGAAACCGTTATGTGGACCCGGAGTTGGCGGCGGATGCGATCAGTGCCGGGGAGTCCCCGCTGTCGGCCCGGGAGGCGGAGGTGCTGGAGTGCGCCGAGGACGGGGCGCCGGTCGCGGAGATCGCGGAGCGGGCCTCGCTGTCGCCGGGGACGGTGCGGAACTACCTCTCGTCGGCGACCGCGAAGCTGGGTGCGGAGAACCGTCACGCCGCGGCGCGCCTCGCCCGCGAGCGAGGTTGGCTATAG
- a CDS encoding sensor histidine kinase: MIGQLRAMWRRRSQVGMVEAYFRWTLYAIPWLPVIGGVMPVMGLTGGSPLLVVLAVGASGLNVVQGALSLPLLNRALNRYLKLGATPRGLLLVSGVLTFAAEVALVALVALIMVNGIGHDRDETLSTVCIAISASLTPFFMAHSLVVPKRQFLAALAAATAGLILLFGACTGAWLGSLAVAILLVLTGLWSFVIARPTGWLLGVVRKLDAARGTEARLAVAEERLRFGRDLHDVMGRNLAVIALKSELAVQLARRERPEAVEQMVEVQRIAQESQREVREVVRGYRKADLRAELTGARSILRAAGVDCRIEGEDETRLPPEVESALGWVVREGTTNVLRHAAEVRHCVVRTLIDPHRSLLVMTMENDGVTTHRPVTTGAGSLPGSGLKGLRERLQPLGGTLASGPVLQGSYRLTVELPIAMGAVTG; the protein is encoded by the coding sequence ATGATCGGGCAACTACGGGCGATGTGGCGGCGGCGGAGCCAGGTCGGCATGGTCGAGGCGTACTTCCGCTGGACGCTGTACGCCATTCCCTGGCTCCCTGTGATCGGCGGGGTGATGCCCGTCATGGGCCTCACCGGCGGCAGCCCGTTGCTGGTCGTCCTGGCCGTCGGCGCCAGTGGGCTGAACGTGGTTCAGGGGGCGCTGTCCCTTCCGCTGTTGAACCGGGCGCTCAACCGCTACCTGAAACTGGGGGCGACGCCGCGCGGCCTGCTGCTCGTCTCGGGGGTGCTGACGTTCGCCGCCGAAGTCGCGTTGGTCGCGCTCGTCGCGTTGATCATGGTCAACGGCATCGGCCACGACCGCGACGAAACCCTGTCCACGGTGTGCATTGCGATCAGCGCCAGCCTCACCCCGTTCTTCATGGCGCACAGCCTGGTGGTGCCCAAGCGGCAGTTCCTGGCAGCGCTGGCCGCCGCCACGGCCGGACTCATCCTGCTGTTCGGGGCGTGCACGGGCGCCTGGCTGGGGTCACTGGCCGTGGCGATTCTGCTGGTCCTCACCGGCCTGTGGAGCTTTGTGATAGCGCGGCCCACGGGCTGGCTGCTCGGTGTGGTCCGGAAACTGGACGCAGCACGCGGTACCGAGGCACGGCTCGCGGTCGCCGAGGAACGGCTGCGGTTCGGCCGGGATCTGCACGACGTCATGGGCCGGAATCTGGCGGTGATCGCCCTGAAGAGCGAGCTGGCCGTCCAGCTCGCCCGGCGGGAGCGGCCGGAGGCCGTGGAGCAGATGGTGGAGGTACAGCGGATCGCCCAGGAGTCCCAGCGCGAGGTACGGGAGGTGGTGCGCGGCTACCGCAAGGCCGATCTGCGGGCGGAGTTGACCGGGGCCCGCTCCATCCTGCGGGCGGCCGGGGTGGACTGCCGTATCGAGGGCGAGGACGAGACGCGGCTGCCGCCGGAGGTGGAGTCGGCGCTCGGCTGGGTCGTACGCGAAGGCACCACGAACGTCCTGCGGCACGCCGCCGAGGTGCGGCACTGTGTGGTGCGGACCCTGATCGATCCGCACCGCTCGCTCCTCGTGATGACCATGGAGAACGACGGTGTCACCACTCACCGTCCGGTCACCACCGGGGCCGGCTCGCTGCCCGGCAGCGGCCTCAAGGGACTGCGGGAACGGCTGCAGCCCTTGGGCGGCACCCTGGCATCGGGCCCGGTCCTGCAGGGCTCCTACCGTTTGACGGTCGAGCTGCCGATAGCGATGGGGGCGGTGACGGGGTAG